In Gossypium hirsutum isolate 1008001.06 chromosome A10, Gossypium_hirsutum_v2.1, whole genome shotgun sequence, the DNA window ttcctcccttccataattcccaacccatatgcaacctaaacaaaatatcatatgaatgcataTGAATGCAGtaggtatacatgtaacatccataaatcttacattccacacataggggtaatttagtcatttttgcccttaggggaaTTTCAGTAATTTTCTTTTATCTCATGTTTTTACTTACCATGTCTCGTTAACAAATCCCCGTTAGCTAAGATGAATGgacactatgcaccaggtaggattccagagaagaggaggtgagtcattgaGACTGCTTAAgcaccaagctctccctagatccaatcctagacatgcatatacccattgccacactttaaccttATGACTCATCCATAGTCtccattaattaattaagttttatatcCGTTAAGCAGTTTCAGAtactaagcccaaaaccccttacaaagcccaaacaagtccACATACATgcttatggcccactaggcccaatctcattcatatggcccattaggcccaaatcacatctatatggcccactaggcccaatcactTTTACAGTCATGCTCACATACGATTTTCCATCACATaacatcaattatcaatttttttcctattatgggcccaacagcctatcgggcccatttagcccatgcTGGCCCCGTTGGCCAAAACACAACCCAAGTTCATGGAATTGCCCATGGGCCTCAAATAACCTATTGGTTTCCCCTTATGAGTGTTCACGCACtcacaagactaccgtagccaaactttcggctttttggcatttcagctttttcgcatttcggcttttaccgatctactgtgtgtgcagtgtatgtatacaccttcggctttatatcaagctatcatagggtagaagtacacaccttatcacctggagtactaagtattcataatcgcCCGAACCTATATTCAACATAAATCCACTACTTACCGAAGAACAACTTATACTTGCATTGACTAGATTGACCGGCTGTGATCTACCTATGTAACTCAAAATCTGACGTAGTCCCCCTTCCGCATCTAGAAGAAAAGTCTCGAACGGCTGACACCTTACGtcgcttaaacttgggagcctctatcccaacctctttgctagaaccccctttttccatcaactaatacttagccagtgatcacactcttgaatgagagggaaaaagagaaataaatggagaaaccaCAGAAGTATTggaaaggataaagaaaaattagcttttaagagtgtagaaatataagaacttagaaatttttaacaaaagccAAAGAAGATCTAATTCAATTAGCGATTGCGAGATCGCTTGCTGACAAGAAATCAAACCCCCAAAGTGTATGACTcaacttttaaatgaaaaagaaatagtcGGCTAGGTTGAAGAGGGAAGAGGTTGATTCGattaaaataagaaagaaaagatcaagagtttGGCTTAAAGAAAGGAGGAGATGATATGCGACTGAAGcacacaaaaaacaaaaaattcctTTACTTGCCCAtacaacacacatatatatactaaaaagttaattaaataaatagataaataaaaatgcaaacctacactccccaatcgacttaaactcgtctagttaaattcccttcaatttctccaatttttatcattatcatatcCACACTTAATCCTCATCCTAATCCCCTTGATTTTAGCCAACAATTCCAATTTGAATTGTATTCAATTTGCTTCCACCAAATAGCAATCCTTCACTGTGTTGAGTAGCAAAATTAAACTCCCTTTTGCGCATGCCACTACTCAAACTCTAGCCCTCCAACTTCCCAACacgctgctggccactgcaccacaTATTATCTTCTGCTACTATTTGGTCATAATTAACTATAAGGGTTATATGCCTAAGCCTCAGttttcttaaagaataaaaatttaaacttagcCAGGCCTGAGATTCAAACCTGCAACCTCTCATATCCATAGCAGGCACTCTTGTGCCATATTCcatccctaactatttttaaggcctattaACTAGCAACCaggttatcctaaaaatatttgctACAATTCAGATTCGAACCCCTAATCTCGTGGCTGTGTTATACGTCCCTTGCCACTATGGCACCTACCTTATTTATGTCGTTCTTCCTCTccaattaattataaagtctTTCTACCGACCTCTAAGTTGTCTAAAAAAAACCCGTAACTTTTGCTCATTCTGCGACTTGAACCCAGGATCTCTCCTTACTCCTAACACCATCATACCACTGGGGCAAGAGCATCCTTTGTGTCAAATTTCcaccaaacatatttataaggcctaaacgCTTGCTTCCCTACTAATCATATGCGCAATAAAATTTTTTTCCATGGCCAGGACTCGAACCCTGGACTTCCTGCTTGCTACCAACGCCTTTTGCCACTAGGCCAAGCATTTCCTTGTGTCATATTTTActaggccttattaataagccttccacctaatgctcagggtcctttagaaaaaaatgcaaaattttactAAAGCCCTGAATCGAACCCAGGACTTTTTCCATACTACCAACccttcctaaatcacttaacaattaGATTAAACATGcagttataaaatatttaaacatatttcatttatttaagccgccttctaaccgatcccaaaatcaaggcccattacttctaggcacaaaattcagggtgttacacaagctatcattttggtacttttgaatctatgtttttgggatatatgacatgtataggagctttggtcattttggtattgtaacgccccaaaatttttagtgatttaacTATGTGTTCTATTACACGTGGCTTGCTTGCTTTGATGGTAAAGGGTTTCCTAAGAGTTGTgagaagtcctaggttcaaacctgggcCTTAGCAAAATTTTTGGGTTTTACTGAATTAAACCCTTGCTGTTAGATGttgggtttttatttaaattgaggGGAGGTTATGTTATAAAAATCGTGTTGATCCAGAGGATAGGGGCGTGTTATTTATGGCAAGGAATTCGGGTTCGAGTCTCTCTACACTCAAGGGATGTTTTTTTATATGGTGTCGTGCAGGGGTTGTTTGTTAGTAGGATTCTGATGCGGCTAAGCGGTTGAGAGTATTGAGGGGAGTGGGAAGTTGTAGCTGAATTCTAGGAGTGTTGTGGGGAGAAAAGTTAGGTGTTTTGAATGGATATGGATAGTGTGTtgttggagagatttgaggaggaaAGTGAGGGGTATGTTGGTGCTGTACAAGGACTCCAAACACAAGGGAATTCGACTGGAGTGTGGGGTAGGgttcttttcttcattttgagTGTAACCGAATTCCTTTTCTTTTGGCTCTTTTGCATTTTTGGTTGGCTACCCAATTTTTGTTTGGTGTTCTTCAGGAACTTTTGTTTTGCACTTGTGCTTCAGTTTGgaactatctttttatttattggtTAATTACCATCTATCACTATTCTTTCTTTCTGATCCTCTCGTGATTGTACTCTTTGTTTAGGCCGAACCCTatttactttctctttttctttctctcttttgaACTTTGGTGTATTTCTTCATCATCTTCTAGTGTCACTTTCGGTTGTGGTTTCTACTTTCTTCCTCTTCAATGCCACCCCTCTTGATCGAATATCCATACTTCTTtcacctttcttttctttttccccttgATCGAATTTACCATCTCTATCTTTCGACTCTCGTGTTCATCGAAGTTGTTTCGATCCATTTGGCCTGTAGGATCGAACTTTCCATCCCTTTTGGTTGCGACTGGTGTTGTTCTTCAAGCAAGTCGGTAAGTACTTATTGCACTGCTCAAAGTCGAATACTTTTTCCTTCTTGTCGATTCTTCCCCTCCTTTTCCTTGGTGTGGTGTTCCTTGTGAGCTCTAGGATTTATTGGAGAGTGAAGATATTGCTAGTGATTACTAAGCGGTCGAACCCTTCACTCTTTACTTAAACAAGGTAATGTTGTTTTCGATTATGGAGTTCAAAGGATACGTGACTTATTTAGGAAGAGGTTGGTTGAATGCCAATTTCCTCTTATCTTTCGATTATGTTTTCAATAGGCTGTATTTTAGTCTCATGACATGTGTTTTGGTCATTGCTAATGGGTTGTTGTCAATGCAGTTATTCAATTAAGGGAGTAAGCTAGCTTTCATCAGCGGTTTTTGAAGGGCTAATTGTCCTTTAATTAAGGCAAGTATTGGGTGTTACGATAGTTGGGATTAAGAAGGGTGATTAACCCTAGTGTAGATCGACTAACAGATATCATGATTGAATGTAGGTTTGGGGAACGCTCGGCCTAGGCGCACTTATCACAAAAAGGTGTATAATCACACTACTATTAGCATAGATTGGCAAAAGCCAGAAATATACAACTGTTAACGCTACACGAGCGTACGTACTCTCCTGCAGTGAGGCTAATGCATGAAATGTAGGCATTCGATCGAAGAGGCCGCCATGATTGATTTCATGGGCTTAAGTCGATTTTTGGCCACGGTAggccaaaatgggccgtgtgggccctacgggctcatgggccccacacgggtaaactatacaaatgtgtggagattattgggtcGGCTATGTTgtttacacggccaaggccattatttgggcttattgggccatacgagtgtgtgggcccacatgggcggTATTATGGGCTTGGACCCATTATCGCTATTTAAATTGTTAAGGGTGTAGGTcgcacgagacgactgtggacctactgttggttCAGTGAATACACCTAGATCCTAATTTGTGTTATGattgttatacccctatgaggtaaatgactaaaatacccctatgtgaaATATGAGTGTTGAGAATGCCATCTTAATTTTATATGTACATTATATtttgttgcattgcatggggtgggacataTGGTATTGGAGGAAGTATATTGAATGACTacaagcctattactggcagctcttcTACAAATACTGTTAGTGCTGCAATCGATACTATTTTTTGGAGTGTAGAGATGGgcgggtcgattttatccctacatggtgtgcaAGGTTGGACAGAGTGGAGTGTaaaggatggatgggtaggacctTGTATACATCTTGGATACTATTCTgaagtgggctaaggcccacactgatactattACTAGATTCGTCTAAGGCCCACACTAGTATTGTGattgatatgggcttaggcccagactgttcaGCACTGTATGTTTGATCGTTTGATAAATTtggtttacacactgagttttcataaactcaccattTTTGCCTATCTGTGCAGATAATCTTTAGACGGGTCGGTGCTACGAGgtactcggagatggccacaccactgtTTATGTTTCGTTTTGGATTTTTGGTGAAAGTAATTTTacttgggtaaattttatgtaatatggccgttttaagttttattttcatttgggaacttatttaaattgacttataACTGTGAACAGTAAGACACGGGTTTTCTAAAAAgtaaatgattttcaactaccaagctacacaacttgtttttgttttcaaAGCATAACAATGATTTAGTGTGAATCATGCTTTGATAATCAAACCTATAAATTAACAAATGAACAAATAAGTTAACTTCTCTTAAAGAACACAAATGAGGTTTTAACACAAATGGACTTTTCCAGTAAAACTACGCTTTTCAAAAAttactccaatgtgacatcacagattcgaccataacgtctaggctgggtttgaggtgttacatttagtggtatcagagccaggttagaaaactcggctgtggatttgggtttttcctaaaaatgaaagtttcaaaagaaattgtttcaaatgtttgaaaaatattttgaggTGTTGTTTCTGGATGTGTGGTCTACTGAGTCTCCAGCGCCgattctgtaagttctctaaaactgctttttgatttaattgaaataCTAATAATACCGTAGATAATGGACTGTACTGAAACCTTTATTAGGGTAACCTTAAACTGTAGTAAGATTACGATCTGCAAAAATAAACAACTTTGAATTATTGAtgttatttttcataaaacatccGTTAAGAAATACTGGAACTataaaactgatgcataaaactattaatacagatAATACGCAAATTGATAATGAccaccagaggtactcgtggaaggggtacaagaggccacgACGGAGGTCGTAGATgtgctcgggctgggtcttcGGCATCGAACCATATGCCTAATGTTGAGGTAAGAGTGGCACCGGTTTCACTTGTGACTGAAACTAGGTCACACAATCTAgtagctggggacgacgcactgtctcaAGCTATGTTGTGAATTCTATAAAGGGTcactgggcccaatactggtactGTAGGCCGTGGGTCAGTAACGAAacgactcaggtctaatggggctgagatctttaaggtTATAGCTGGAGttacccctaatgtggctgaatattggatagaggccacagagaggatcatggataaCCTCGACTGCACCCTAgagcagaaactaaaaggtgcagtgtcattattgagagatgaagcctatcagtgggcGTTAGCTATGCAGATGCTCGCAGAAGGAAGTTTCTGAATTTGACCTAGGGGGTTAAGTctgtggctgaatatgaggcaaaattcTTACGATTGAGCCGCTATGCACGAGGCATGGTAGCAACTAAGTATGAGCACTGTGTGCATTTTTAGGACGGTTTCAGAGATGTGTTACGAGTTTTGCTAACTCCTcaaagggagcgagattttgttgTATTAGTGGAAAATGCGAAGATCGCCGAGGATGCGAAACGCGCTGAGCGCCAGAATCATGAGGCAGACAGGGGAAGGAACAAGAGGATTTGGGAGCCCTTAAGTTCAACTttaaggcctaagaaaaaggccagagttgatgggccaaTTAGAGTTGGCCCCCCTGTTGCTACTTTTGGGTTGCAGTCTCGTACTGTTTGTAGGAAACGCTATCAGGGAGAGTTCTGGGTTCAGCTAAGGGCATGTTTGATGTTCGAATCTATGGAGCATCGTATCAGGGATTATCCAAGGaggcccgatcagatgcaagctactggtagGGGTATTGTTCAGCTGCAGAGAGGTTTTCAGTAGCCACCAAGAGGTTGTGGTCAGACCAGAAGTGGAAATGGTATGGGACGAGGTCTTGGAGCACCGGGCAAAGGTGCTGGTCATGTTGAAGGGAGGCAGCCGGAATTGGTTTACGCTGCACATCGTCGAGAGGACGAAGACACCCCAGGTGTTattacgggtacgttctttattcataatataccctatactgcattgattgatgttggatctacacactcttatatagcatgcactgtATCTAAGACTTTGGGTATAATGGTTAAAAACACTTCAAGTGAGGTTATCGTGTTGAGTCCATTAGGGCAGTCAGTGAGAGTGAACAAATTGTTTAATGATGTaactttggaggttcaaggaacGATCTTTCTAGTAGACTTAATGGAACTTCCTTTTGGGGAATTCAATATAAATTGGGTATGGGCTGGTTGGTTAAGCATCAGGCAAATTTGGATTGTGCTGATAAGCGAATgatactaaaagataaaaagggtGATGAGGTAATTGTGATTGGGGAGCATCAGAATTatctgtcaaatgtgatttctgcacttatAGCTGAGAAGATGGTGcataagggttgtgaggcgtatgTAGCCTACGTCAATGCTTCAAGTTTTAGGGTTTCATCTGTGAAAGATATCAGAACTGTTAAGGATTTTTAAGATGTCTTTTCTAATGAGTTACTGGGGTTACCTCCTAACCGTGAAGTTGAGTTCGGGATAAAGCTCTTGCCCGGTATAGCTctagtgtccatcgccccttatagaatggcaccaaatgAGCTTGAGGAGCTTAAAGtacagattcaagagttactggattGAGGGTTTATTCATCCTAGTGTGTCACTGTGGGGAGTActagttttatttgtgaagaagaaggatggaaccatgcgtATGTCCATTGACTATCAGTAATTGAACAaattgactatcaagaataagtacccccaccgaggattgacgatctattcgaccagtttTGAGGAGCATCGGTCTTTTCTAAGATGAACCTCTGATtggggtaccatcaactgagggtcaaGGAGACGGATGTTTACAAGACAACCTTTCGGACTCGTtacggtcattatgagtttctagcgATGCCGTTTGTAGTAACgaatgcaccagcagcttttatggatctgatgaaccgagtgttccagccctatgtGGACTGGTttgtagtggtgtttatagatgacattctcgTGTTTTCGAGGACTGAGGAGGATCATGATGCAAATCTCCGTGTTGTTCTGCAGATTTTGAGGGAGAAATAGTTATAcgctaaattcagtaagtgtgaattctagttacgagaggtaacttttctgggtcatgtggtgtctgcagaggggattagggttgatcctcgaaaaattgaggtTGTTCTagattggaaacagcctaagacagtatctgagattcgaagttttctgggtttggcagggCACTATAGATgctttgttgaggggttttcgttgattgctgtacctctgactaagttgttgcgtaaaggagtaccgtttaactagactgataggcagcaagaaagttttgagaaactcaAGAAAGTTCTAACTGAGGCCCTTgtcttgatacagccagagtctggaaaGGAATTCACTATCtatagcgatgcatcacatgttggtttaggATATGTGATGATGTAAGGGGGTAAGGTAGTGGCTTATGTGTCTCATCAGCTTAAGACGCATGAGgcgaattatctgacgcatgacttgGACTTGGCCGCAGTAGTGTTCtcactgaaaatttggaggcattacctatacAGTGAGAAGTCTATTAtttacacagatcacaagagcctcaagtatctcctcactcagaaggagctaaaccttaggcagctCAGATGGATTAaactacttaaggattatgattgttcgattgaataccatcctggtaaggctaacgtggtaacCGATGCACTGAGCCATAGGGTATTACTAATTTGAGtgtgatgtttgctcgtctcaatTTATTCAACGATGGTAGTTTACTGGCTGAAGTTCAAGTTAAATCGAGGTGGATTGAACAGATTAAAGGTAAGAAATTAGAGGATGAGTCGTTGGGCTCTCGTTTTTGACATATTGAGAATGGGGAAACTTCAGATTTGGGCTGAATAGTGAGGGGTATTTTGTTAccgtgggagagtctgtgtaccaaaagatactgatttgaggcagtctatactgcaagaaatgcatagtagtccttatgctatgcattttGGCAGGAATAAGATGTACCGTGATCTTcgggagttgtattggtggccagggcttaagcatgaaattgctgaCTTTGTGAGTAGGTGTCGAACGTGCCAAAAGGTTAAGACGGAGCATCAATTGCCTTCAAGGTTGCTTCAGCTGATCAAGATTCTACTTTGGAAATGGGAGAgggtgacaatggactttgttagtgggctacccttaatgcctactaagaaggattcagtatgggtcatcgttGATCGACTGACTAAATCTGCCCATTTTATACCCGTTCGTACAGACTACTTATTACAGAAGTTGGCTAAGTTGTATGTGTCTAAaattgtgagactgcatggggtaccgatttCAATCATATtcgatagggatcctcgtttcacgtctcgaatttggaaaaagttacatgaaacattgggtacaaggttggactttagtactatgttccatcctcaaacagacAGGCAGTCAAAGACagtgattcagatattggaagatatgttaaggagttgtgtgattgacttccggggcagttgggaggattatttgcCATTGGCaaagtttgcatacaataatagctgcCAGTCTAGCATActgatggcaccttacgaagcattATACTGTCGTAGATGTCGTACTCCTACGTGTTGGATGGAGTTGGGCCAGCGACGTGTTCTGGGTCTTGAATTAAtttctgatactgaggataaagttagattgattcAAGATCAATTAAAGGTGGCATTCGACAGGCAGAAGTCATATGCGAATCTGAagcataaggagattgagtattttgCGATGGACttggtgtttcttaaggtcttgccgtggaagaaggtactgaggtttggtcggaaaggcaagctaagccctaggttcattgggccttaccgtatATTGAAACGTGTGGGACTAGTTGGCTTTAAACTTAAGTTACCTCCAGAGTTCGAtcagattcatgacgtgttccacgtctctatgttgagacgAGGTTGCTCTGATCCTTCACACATTGTTTTGACTGAGGAAATTGAGGTTAGActagatttgacctttgaggaataGCCAGTCCAGATTTTAGACCATAATGTGTAAGTTCTGAGGAAGAAGTTGGTTCTATTGGTTAACGTGCTATGGCATAATCACAGTTCTGAGGAAGTCGCATGGGAACCTGATGCGACAACAATACTCTCatttgttctgatcaggtaaatttcgaggccaaaattttcttttaaagggtaaatttgtaatgccccaaatttgtTAGTGATTTAATTCTATTCTCTTGCATGTGGCTTGCTTGCTTTGATGGTTAAGGGTGTCCTAAGAGGTGTGAGatgtcttgggttcaaacttgggccttagcaaaatttttaggtttttacTGAATTAAACCCTTGCTGTTAGATGttgggtttttatttaaattgaggGGAGGTTATGTTATAAAAAGTCTGTTAATCTAGAGGATAGGGGCGTGTTACTTATGGCAAGGGACTCGGTTCGAGTCTCTCTGCACTCAAGGGGTTTTTTTTTGCTATGGTACTGTGCTGGGGTTGTTTGTTAGTAGGATTCTGATCCTACTGGGCAGTTGAGAGTTGAGGGGAGTGGGGAGTTGTAGCCAAATTCTAGGAGAGTTATGGGGAGAAAAGTTAGGTGTTTTGAATAGATATGGATA includes these proteins:
- the LOC107895803 gene encoding uncharacterized protein; this encodes MYRDLRELYWWPGLKHEIADFVSRCRTCQKVKTEHQLPSSWEDYLPLAKFAYNNSCQSSILMAPYEALYCRRCRTPTCWMELGQRRVLGLELISDTEDKVRLIQDQLKVAFDRQKSYANLKHKEIEYFAMDLVFLKLPPEFDQIHDVFHVSMLRRGCSDPSHIVLTEEIEDSDPTGQLRVEGSGEL